One window of Vicinamibacterales bacterium genomic DNA carries:
- a CDS encoding pitrilysin family protein produces MRLKAIATLGVFSALTALVAAQAVPGLAFQQAAPGARVSNWPRESPPRPLPAHSVTFPPYEIRKLANGLQVVLVNHNEQPSVSVRLIVRAGAAQDPKDQYGLAMLTATLLDQGAGNRSAGQIADTIDFIGGMLGTGAGSDLSFVNAVVMKDSYDVALELMADVVQRPTFAQDEIERQRQQALSALKVSTDDPEAVAGQVIDRLIYGFHPYGMPGAGTTSSLAALTRADFVDFHKKYFVPNNALLAVVGDIGAAEAMAGIEKFFGGWKPGDVPAQSVTEAPQATKRVIVIDKKDAVQTEIRVGHIAIPRKHNDYEAIDQAVKILGGEGANRLQQVLRSQRQLTYGASADLDTYKLAGAVIAETDTQTSKTAEALRVIVDEFSRLQRERVYDDELAGAQDYMVGHFPLTIEVPDAIATQVLNQLFYELPVEDLPKYRERVLRVTPDEIQRVARWFIRPAQLSVVLVGNADEFVNDLKGVGFGDYERIPIENVDLLSVDFQRRAPARPE; encoded by the coding sequence ATGAGGCTCAAGGCCATCGCCACGCTCGGCGTCTTTTCCGCGCTCACCGCGCTGGTGGCGGCGCAGGCCGTGCCGGGCCTGGCGTTCCAGCAGGCGGCGCCGGGCGCCCGCGTCAGCAACTGGCCGCGCGAGAGTCCGCCGCGGCCGCTCCCGGCCCATTCGGTGACCTTTCCGCCCTACGAGATCCGCAAGCTGGCCAACGGCCTCCAGGTCGTGCTGGTGAACCACAACGAGCAGCCGTCGGTCAGCGTGCGGCTGATCGTGCGCGCCGGCGCGGCGCAGGATCCGAAAGACCAGTACGGCCTGGCGATGTTGACGGCGACACTGCTCGACCAGGGCGCCGGCAACCGCTCCGCCGGGCAGATCGCCGACACCATCGACTTCATCGGCGGAATGCTCGGCACCGGCGCCGGCAGCGACCTGAGCTTTGTCAACGCCGTGGTCATGAAAGACAGCTACGACGTGGCGCTCGAGTTGATGGCGGACGTGGTGCAAAGGCCGACGTTTGCGCAGGACGAGATCGAGCGGCAGCGCCAGCAGGCGCTGTCGGCGTTGAAAGTGTCCACCGACGATCCCGAAGCGGTGGCCGGGCAGGTGATCGACCGCCTGATTTACGGCTTCCACCCCTACGGCATGCCGGGCGCCGGCACCACCTCGTCGCTGGCCGCGCTGACCCGCGCCGACTTCGTGGACTTCCACAAGAAGTACTTCGTGCCCAACAACGCGTTGCTCGCCGTGGTCGGCGACATCGGCGCCGCGGAGGCGATGGCCGGGATCGAGAAGTTCTTCGGCGGCTGGAAGCCGGGCGACGTGCCGGCGCAGAGCGTGACCGAGGCGCCGCAGGCCACCAAGCGCGTGATCGTGATCGACAAGAAGGACGCGGTGCAAACCGAAATCCGCGTCGGCCACATCGCCATTCCCCGCAAGCACAACGACTACGAAGCCATCGATCAGGCCGTGAAAATCCTGGGCGGCGAAGGCGCCAACCGCCTCCAGCAGGTGCTGCGGTCGCAGCGGCAGCTGACCTACGGCGCCTCCGCCGACCTCGACACCTACAAGCTGGCGGGCGCGGTCATTGCCGAAACCGACACGCAGACGTCCAAGACGGCCGAAGCCCTGCGCGTGATCGTGGACGAGTTCTCGCGCCTTCAGCGCGAGCGCGTCTACGACGACGAGCTGGCCGGCGCGCAGGACTACATGGTGGGCCACTTCCCGCTGACCATCGAGGTGCCGGACGCCATCGCGACGCAGGTGCTCAACCAGTTGTTCTACGAGCTGCCGGTGGAAGACCTGCCGAAGTACCGCGAGCGCGTGCTGCGGGTGACCCCAGACGAGATCCAGCGCGTGGCGCGGTGGTTCATCCGCCCGGCCCAGTTGTCGGTGGTGCTGGTTGGCAATGCCGACGAGTTCGTGAACGACCTCAAGGGTGTGGGATTCGGCGACTACGAACGCATCCCGATTGAAAACGTCGACCTGCTGTCGGTGGACTTCCAGCGCCGGGCGCCCGCCAGGCCCGAGTGA
- a CDS encoding pitrilysin family protein, translating into MMRRLSIAFLALVALGTVLWLVPLQAAIRPPKLEYQRLVLPNGMVVVLHQDKSTPIVHVELWYHVGSKNEKPGRTGFAHFFEHMMFKGSKNVDPEQHTSIIASVGGQANAYTNEDTTVFWQTIPAQYLPLALWMEADRMATLRIDEKPFVAEREVVKEERRMRIENPPFGLLNELITFHAFDVHPYKHPVIGSMNDLNAATIDDVRDFYNTYYVPDNATLLIAGDFETDNVVSLVNQYFARIPKSSTPVPRDIPKEPMHTKERRVNLEQPWPLPAVVVAYQAPYNGHPDSYPMFVMSKTLSDGQTSRIYRKLVYETGLALTAFGSSSFQEDPGIFYAVALVNPGKSPDEVEKALIAEFDKLKADGITDRELQRAKNQFSRDYILSRLSIKEKASQMGHAEVIQKDMATADGEFDTFLKVTTDDVKRAARQYFIPERRMVMRIMPKGGVEEVAK; encoded by the coding sequence ATGATGCGCAGACTCTCGATTGCTTTCCTGGCCCTCGTCGCCCTCGGCACCGTGCTCTGGCTGGTGCCCCTGCAGGCGGCGATTCGTCCACCGAAGCTGGAATACCAGCGTCTGGTGCTGCCCAACGGCATGGTCGTGGTGCTGCACCAGGACAAGTCCACGCCGATCGTGCACGTCGAGCTGTGGTACCACGTCGGCTCGAAGAACGAGAAACCGGGCCGCACCGGCTTCGCACACTTCTTCGAGCACATGATGTTCAAGGGCTCGAAGAACGTCGATCCCGAGCAGCACACCTCGATCATCGCCTCGGTGGGCGGCCAGGCCAATGCCTACACCAACGAAGACACCACGGTGTTCTGGCAGACCATCCCGGCGCAGTACCTGCCGCTGGCGCTGTGGATGGAAGCGGACCGGATGGCCACCCTGCGCATTGACGAGAAGCCGTTCGTGGCCGAGCGCGAAGTGGTGAAGGAAGAGCGGCGGATGCGCATCGAGAACCCACCCTTCGGCCTGTTGAACGAGCTCATCACCTTCCACGCCTTCGACGTGCACCCCTACAAGCACCCGGTGATCGGCAGCATGAACGACCTCAACGCCGCGACCATCGACGACGTGCGGGATTTCTACAATACCTACTACGTGCCCGACAACGCGACGCTGTTGATCGCCGGTGACTTCGAGACCGACAACGTCGTCAGCCTGGTGAACCAGTACTTCGCCCGCATTCCGAAGTCGTCCACGCCGGTGCCGCGCGACATTCCCAAGGAGCCGATGCACACCAAGGAGCGGCGGGTGAACCTCGAGCAGCCGTGGCCGCTCCCGGCGGTGGTGGTGGCCTACCAGGCGCCCTACAACGGGCACCCGGATTCGTACCCGATGTTCGTGATGTCGAAGACGCTGTCGGACGGCCAGACCTCGCGCATCTATCGCAAGCTGGTCTACGAGACCGGCCTGGCGCTCACCGCCTTCGGCAGCAGCAGCTTCCAGGAGGATCCCGGGATCTTCTATGCCGTGGCGTTGGTCAATCCCGGCAAGTCGCCTGACGAAGTGGAGAAGGCGCTGATTGCGGAGTTCGACAAGCTCAAGGCCGACGGCATCACCGACCGTGAGCTGCAGCGCGCCAAGAACCAGTTCTCGCGCGACTACATCCTGAGCCGCCTCTCGATCAAGGAGAAGGCCTCGCAGATGGGCCACGCCGAGGTGATCCAGAAGGACATGGCCACCGCCGACGGCGAGTTCGACACCTTTCTCAAGGTGACCACCGACGACGTCAAGCGTGCGGCGCGGCAGTACTTCATTCCCGAGCGGCGCATGGTGATGCGCATCATGCCGAAGGGCGGAGTTGAAGAGGTGGCGAAATGA
- the lpxD gene encoding UDP-3-O-(3-hydroxymyristoyl)glucosamine N-acyltransferase yields MTLGELARRLECPLEGDSGIEIHRVAKIETAGPGDVTFLANPKYAAALASTKASAVIAGPGVEGAPCAVIRSAAPYLTFARAAQALSPERRPEPGVHAQASVAPDAVVDPTASIGPFAVIGAGARVGARTIVHPHVVIGADSVVGPDCLLHAHVSIRERCTLGARVILQNGAVIGSDGYGFAQRPDGSHEKIPQTAPVVIEDDVEIGANTTVDRPAVGETRIKAGTKIDNLVQIGHGVVLGRNVLLAAQVGIAGSTVIGDQVVFGGQVGVGGHLTIGDRVKAVGQSGITNSVDADQFVSGYPAIQNSEWRRSSAVFRKLPEMRRQLRDLEARLRQLEETDK; encoded by the coding sequence GTGACCCTCGGCGAGTTGGCTCGGCGATTGGAGTGCCCCCTGGAGGGCGATTCCGGCATCGAGATTCATCGCGTGGCCAAGATCGAAACCGCCGGCCCCGGTGACGTGACCTTTCTCGCCAATCCCAAGTATGCGGCGGCGCTGGCGTCCACCAAGGCGAGCGCCGTCATCGCCGGCCCCGGCGTCGAGGGCGCGCCGTGCGCCGTCATCCGCAGTGCCGCGCCCTACCTGACGTTTGCCCGGGCGGCGCAGGCGCTATCGCCCGAACGCCGGCCTGAGCCGGGCGTGCATGCCCAGGCCTCGGTCGCGCCGGACGCGGTGGTCGATCCCACCGCCTCGATTGGGCCGTTTGCGGTGATTGGCGCGGGCGCGCGCGTGGGCGCGCGTACCATCGTTCATCCCCACGTGGTGATCGGCGCGGACTCGGTGGTCGGCCCCGACTGTCTGTTGCACGCGCACGTCTCGATTCGGGAGCGATGCACGCTTGGCGCGCGGGTGATCCTGCAGAACGGGGCGGTGATTGGCAGCGACGGCTACGGATTCGCCCAAAGGCCCGACGGCTCGCACGAGAAGATTCCCCAGACGGCGCCGGTCGTGATCGAAGACGACGTCGAGATTGGCGCGAACACCACGGTCGATCGGCCGGCGGTGGGCGAGACGCGCATCAAGGCGGGGACCAAGATCGACAACCTCGTGCAGATTGGCCACGGCGTGGTGCTCGGCCGCAACGTGCTGCTGGCGGCGCAGGTCGGGATTGCGGGCAGCACGGTGATTGGCGACCAGGTCGTGTTTGGCGGCCAGGTCGGCGTGGGCGGTCACCTCACGATTGGCGATCGTGTGAAGGCGGTGGGGCAGTCGGGCATCACGAACTCAGTGGACGCCGATCAGTTCGTCTCCGGATACCCCGCCATCCAGAACAGCGAATGGCGCCGGTCGTCGGCGGTGTTCCGGAAGTTGCCGGAGATGCGGCGGCAGTTGCGGGATCTCGAGGCCCGGCTCCGGCAGCTCGAAGAGACGGACAAATGA